The Epinephelus lanceolatus isolate andai-2023 chromosome 1, ASM4190304v1, whole genome shotgun sequence genome has a window encoding:
- the LOC117256457 gene encoding uncharacterized protein LOC117256457 has product MEEAYNELYQQFLCLRSLCLRQAALLHELKTALQKQQGTTVPNGELSDAMSLPVQCTQEILVNLHDGPQTLTAKAPKPAAQCGVDWPSRNLGTFSDLLAEDMSKLCMEVPRQRKEDGTTEQTVAPLISQDITKWPGACSNVLNNPKHADSCCGDRTTHTVGMPMTDTPSLVGHCLSQSGGMLMSDVALQSHVCDFCQAVFPGDTTTGGEFLRHLYTHVT; this is encoded by the exons ATGGAGGAAGCGTACAATGAACTCTACCAGCAGTTTCTCTGCCTGAGGTCCCTTTGCCTGAGACAGGCAGCTCTGCTACATGAACTCAAAACAGCTTTGCAGAAACAGCAAG GTACCACTGTTCCTAATGGAGAACTTAGTGATGCAATGTCCCTCCCCGTCCAGTGTACCCAAGAAATCCTTGTAAATCTCCATGACGGGCCTCAAACACTAACAGCCAAGGCACCCAAACCTGCAGCACAATGTGGTGTCGATTGGCCCTCTAGAAACCTTGGGACTTTTTCGGATCTCCTCGCTGAGGATATGTCTAAGCTCTGTATGGAAGTGCCTCGTCAGAGAAAGGAAGATGGGACGACTGAGCAAACGGTTGCACCCCTTATAAGCCAGGACATCACTAAGTGGCCAGGAGCGTGTTCCAATGTCTTAAATAATCCAAAGCATGCTGATTCTTGTTGTGGAGACAGGACAACGCACACTGTAGGG ATGCCTATGACAGACACTCCCTCCCTGGTTGGACACTGCCTGAGTCAGTCTGGTGGGATGCTGATGTCAGATGTAGCGCTACAGTCTCACGTTTGTGACTTCTGCCAGGCGGTTTTCCCTGGAGACACAACCACCGGAGGAGAGTTCCTGCGACATCTTTACACCCACGTCACCTAG